ggaaaaaaaataagaagttTATATTCAATGTAGAAAgataaatgaatttattttgttttagaaaTACTATGGGTCATAAAGTTATTGGATATCCGGTGCTCATAAATCATGTTCGTTATCAACGAAAtgctttctattttaatttgtgttttgtgtgtcaCTCATGGGCACGGACTGTGCAATATGAAGCTGTAGTGAAAAAACTATCTGAATATTTGCTTATgatggaagaagaaacagCGTTTCTATCCAATGCTGgtaaaaattgcatcattaatttattttcatgcattttaAGTGATCTAAATAATCGCCAAGTAGCAACAATCATAGAAGGAGACACAACCATATATCTAAAAATCGGGCATCTTAAAAAAGATCCACCTGTTGTGCATGATCATCAAGTTCCGTTGCTGTGTTATGGATTCGAATCCTCTAATTTGGATACTTGGGATTTAACCACTCAGCAATTACTTCCTTTCGTAGATGGTGTTAACCATGTTGCAAGTATCTCCGCTAAAGCAGATGTTGAAAATCAATTAGTTAAATCGTGTATACAAAACCTAGTATACTATGGTGTAATGCAATTATTGCCATTGCTCAAATACAGCAATGTTTATATGTGCACTCGTGAATTACAAAAACTTACAAGGGAGCGTTTTTTGGCGGACGACTGTCGCCGATATGTTCAGTTACAGTATGCAGAAAAGGTAGATAAGTTACAACTTCCTAGTTTATTCAACATCTTACAATTATATTCACAAATGACTCATGGTGTTACATTGCGATCACTGTGTCAGCGACTTTGTCCTCGGGACAATAATATCGACGAAAGAAAACTTGTTTCCTTTGGTTTGcaacataatttaattagaTGCATTAACAAATATCCAATCTTCACTGGATCTATTCCGACACCTAAACACAAACTGTACACCGGTGTTCATAGTTTTGATGAAATTTGCTGCAAAACGGGATTAACTCCAAGCCTTATAGAACAAGAAATTGACATGGATTCGAATGTAACTGTTATTTGgaaatgattaaatttatgCAACATACTTTCTTAAGTTAATCATGTAAAATCTATTGTTTTTATTGAAGAACACCGAAATGAAATTCATTGTGAATGCAtgcccagtgagacaaataaggtacattttgccgttaagcagcgcttaagtcgatgccccttaagagtatattttcagtcgttattcGGCGCTGCTTAGTGACAACTTGGAGATAAacgtagcatcgcagctgcttagcggcaacggTTTCTGTTAAGCAGCGATGTTTAGCATCTGTTTTTgctagtatagagcgctgcttaagcgctgctaggtcgctaaaagtagcattcatacaaaaagaaacttgttttttcttctctctcgcagtttgtttctcttctcacAATTTTGTGATACTCGCTGAAATCTACTACCTATATATTGACCTCCTCTCTCCATCTATATGAATATAATATACTGGCATTGTAATTCTGCTCTGGTAATTCTCTCCCGACCATGATTCGAACTCTCATTTCATAGTTTGGAACTGCTTCGTGTTAGTACATAGGCCTAAAATTCAGAATGAAACTTGTGATGTAAATACGCAATAAAAGAAGCAAGGCAAATGTAAACACAGCTTCTGTATTGTGCAGGTAAAAGATGTGAATGACCGGTATTGTCTCTGATAACATTGTCGTGGAATAGTAGTAGTTGTGTAGTGTCATCTTCCAATATCGTAGGAGATTTAACTTGCTTTgcatattattattatcgcaGTCAGTGTTCAAATAttgaagaaagcaaacggaaaaaaaaaataaaatgccttTCGCGATAGTTCAAACTTTTAACGCCAATGGGATTAAAGAAATTATTGTAGTTCCTTCAGGTTGCCTGTTggatggtgataaaaaaatactacgcTCATTTAGCCGAAGGTTAAAAAACCTAAAGCGTTATAATTATTGTTGCAAAATGGTGAAAGTGTGGCTTCAACGTCGTGGAATAGGATTATTGTCAATGTAAAACGGCAAAACATATCTTCTTCAATATTAGCGAACAATATTGTCCAAGAAATGAGTGAAGAGTCTTCTTCTCAGGCCGAAAAATCTGCATCTTCGAAATTATCCAAACGGAAAGCATGTGATTATGAACACATGCTTTCGAAGGATGGTAAGTACATGACCTTAATTTAGTTTGGAACGttttttgaagatttttatttatgtttaggTGATGAAGTTTCTGCAGTGGAAGTCCACTCGATTGCAACAGAGTCAACGAAGTTGATAGAGATGGACATTCAACCTGCACTACCAACCGAAGGTATAAAATTTAAGAATACTAGGGGATAGtatgaattaaattgaatacGATGACcaatatttttatgttgctttttgtttgacaTGTAAATACAGCATGCTCTTCTCTGGAAAATGTTCCAATTTCGGTGTTAAAGTGCACTCATTGCAAAATTTTACATAAAGAATTTACGGAATATAAACAGCGAATGGAACTCAAGCAGCAGGGAGACAGCAAAAAGCTGGACATGATCCATGCTAGCTTAAATATCATTTTAAATCAACTTGGACcgcagaggaaaaaaatcaaactagTAGAATCAAatgataaattcaatttttctgttttaaatTATGAACAGGAAGTGGAAAccttaaatgaaaatttaggAAATAAAGAATATATGATAGATTTGCTGTCATACTTAGAAAATAATTTAGGTGAAACTAACAGCGAAAGCCGTATGACGCAAGCAATAGATGTAATCTTTACAAAACAGTTATTTGCGCGCATGAGCTGGACGGGTGTTGGTAAAACAGGGCCCAAACTTCCATTGGTTAGAATGACAAATATTACAAAactttttcaaattataggAACTACAAATGATACAAATATAACTatcaaaaatattgctttatttttttatgaaaaagttaaaaaatgCGCCTAAACGACTTAATAAAAGGGGAGTTAGGAAAAGCACTACCCACACAGTTTCTTCACCTGAAATTTACAATCTAAGTTACTTGTAAAATAGAATCTACTACttatttgaaagaaaatacaaaaaaatatcagcctatttttgctattttttattgatgCTAGTATAATTGTGTACttaaattttgaatatttattgccTTAACAGTGTGTGAATTAAAGGAATAACTACAAATTCTCCATCAACTGGAGTAGGTATTGCAACTAGCTTACATTATACATTTTCGCATTGGTATGTTGAATTATGCCTCGAAAGAttcgataaattaattttatatacACACAATACAGACGACGCAAACGTATATATGAACCAATCTTCTTtgatatttatcattttaccataaactagctgataaacccggtTTCATTCGGGTTCGACGTAGTTTTAGGAAACAAAAAgggtcatttttacgtatactggtgtagttcaatttttggtgtgtatatacttttttctcatttagttgtatcaATTGTTTTTACGTGATTACTAACGTCgtctttcaaggttttctatttcatttaattcatctttctttgttgatcttgacacatcttatccaattggctatacagtgctttttcaaactgtcctgCCCTCCtgttttaacaaatctaccgtttaaaccatcttagctatcaaggaaaggacTATacatcaaatcctttcttctctttttgtttcacagctaccatttctcttcataatctttgtttcgtatgacCAACACGTTcttaacaaaaattttctccctaatctttcgcatctttcacgtcatgaatttagtaaaacctatttttatgcctagtgttttccgcttaaactctttcgaaaatccttttttattactaccatttttcttggatgcgtcatatcaatttatttgcataacaatgaggaaaagtagcatgtggttccatcctgagcatgtatgacgatcaaattctttctacttttctatttcttattcttatttcatcactgatgctgcctggaaacaattttccatttcttttatatttcatctgttttgcagttactttcaaaaggccattccatgttcgtaaacattacgctctgaaatccttaattgaatttattacaccaaccacatttccaacgtatatcaacacaatttaaaattgaattttattcaataagggcatagcgttatgtacaacaatatgttgaaaaatattttacacttttaaattttgagaTGCGTGGTGTGAagaagagttgagtttcttattgcagtttagtgtctaaataaacggtagaagagagaaaagttgcaggaaactgaactgtttgttgacgtctttacatttttgtgaatttcttttattctggaaatggaaattcctttctcgtccataatgtaaaagttactcgttagaaagaataatcaaataacatttgtatcgatgagcgatttttgaataTTCCAATAAGTAAGGGTTGCATACCGTtgtttccgcattggagaatatgatattttgctacttgttgcatagactgtgtcagggcgtacatgaaaagatgttgttaaattagacgatatttgttattttgggcatttttaattccaattttccgaatagcTATTGTATGCTccccaccaatttgcttccacccgggagagctgcaaacTCACCATTCTagttttccagtaaatatggacactttaaggaatttgcctcatgtcctttaaatcggacatggttgctatgcttgaccatattttcaaatactctaataggaagagctcgtatgggagctctttttttaaattttgtgtaaaaagaatcatcctcacctaaaattaTCCGGACCAAGTTTTATTGCTaagaccgaattattttctttgtgataccgacaggaggtttttttggaaacctccctttgattcgcactggcgtaaatgaattttcgtcgcactatgaataggaagaagcatttgtaccgtgtttcaatcgaattggaagccatatgtatgtttcaataacttttctgtgtttggtagagggagagggttatccgcttgtagaactggaattttgaaagtctttgaaataagtgataaaattttagtggatttcgacgacatatgtactttacagtgatattttatgatgaaaagatataccaaaccgggaaacttatacttcatcacatattgtatagagagttttaagaaatgcatacgcaatatttaggttaaatcaatgtcatttgtattcaacgattttcaattactgtgaaagggaatgtatgGAAGACCCCCTTCTCTTTTATCCTCTGAGAGAGCAGGAGGGTTaggctttttacaaacagatttataaaaacatgttcagacaaattgatcatcgtttgaattttatatagccattaacagacctacatattatttcataataaggtcagcgaatggtatagaatatgcccgttttttcttcggggtaactgaagctttattTTCTACTTGAAAAGTTAAAAGgaacatgtttgtcgaattgcggatatttcggtcttcatttgtattttgccccccttttttgtggttgtgtgtttgtgttgtatttttgcccccttttttgtggttgtatagaagcccttccctttttcttgatcggggctgccgaaacttttgattcttttgcaaaatataaatagatgcatttgtgctaaatttcgaccagatctgtgttttgtatttttaagtgaataatattgccttctttgataaggggttgtatgggagcccccattTGTTCCCCTCCGGAGTATCTAATGATTTGgattcttttataaaattgaaaaagatacatgcatcccgaattttagtcaaaccggtggttttttgtattgtttagtaattattatatATTTGTTAGACGGGGggagtttgtatgggagctttGTGTTTGTATCCCACGGgtgtggatgaagctttgaatgCTTTTGCCGaatataaaaagaaatatgtttgccaaatgTCAGAAAACttggacatcatttacagatttaagcgaataatattcacttttggggaggggggtggggttgtatggaagctcccctttgttcttcattcaggaggctgaaattttgccagcaTTAGTTTTaggtaatgaaacatctatgcaccaaatttcagccaaatcgggcgttatctataattttaagcagaaaatattcactttttggagggggggttgtatgggagccccccttagTTGTTCATTGAGGAGGTTGAAATTTTAGCAGTATATGTTTTAGGTGATGAAACATCTACGTAtgaaatttcagccaaatcgggaatcatctataattttaagcggataatactcatttttgaaggggggtttgtatgggagccctcctttgttcctcattgagatggctcaaattttgcgagtactagtttttagtaatgaaacgtttatgcatcaaatttcagctaaatcgggcatcactTATAATTTCAAgcaaataatattcactttttggagggggggttgtatgggagctcccctTTTGGAGGactctaaaaaaataaaaaaataaagaaaataaaaaaaatcgaatgcctaaatccgagaccatcatacacctatgtaccaagtttggtgcaattcggttcagtggaaaccccattgaagcgcgcgcataggcacatatatatatatatatatatatatatatatatatatatatatatatatatatatatatatatatatatatatatatatatatatatatatatatatatatatactagctgataaacccgatttcattcgggtcgacgtagtttaagaaatcataaaggagcatttttacgtatgcttgtttaattcaatttttgatgtatattcttttttcatgtagttgttttcattttaaatacgtgatttctagcttcgtctttaaatattttctatgtcatttaattcacctttcgctgttgctcttgacacatcttatccaattggctatacctatatataaatatcctgcactcctttttaaacaaatcttaccttttaaccatcttagctatcaaggataaaaatgtgtatcacatactttcttctcttgttatttcacaactaccatttctcttcttaatctttgtttcgtatgatcaagcagttcttacaaaaaattttctaccttatctgttgcatctttcacgtcatgaaattaataaaatctATTTTGTATGCCGAGAGTTTATCACTTTCACTttcgaaaataattttttattcactatcatttttcttggatccgtcgtatcaatttatttacatagcaatgaggaagagtagcatgttgttccatcctgagcatgtatgacgttcaaaatctttctacttttctatctcttattcttatttcgtcattaagatgcctggaaacaattttccattttcctttatattttatctatatcgctgttccctttcaaCACACCATTTcgagttcgtaatcattacgctctgtaatccatatttaaatgtattacaccaaccacatttccaacgcaacttaacataattgaaaattgaatcttactgaataagggcatagcgttattaatatctatacatggaaaaacttattttgaacttttaaattttaacatgcatgggaagagaatgagttgagcttctaagcgcagtttagtgtctaaataaatggtagaagagagaaaagatgcaggaaactgaactattCGATGacgtctttacatttttgtgaatttttgttattctgtAAACtgcaattcctttcccgtccataatgtgAATTTTACtcgtttaaaagaataaacaaaaaccattaGTATCGCTGgacgatttttgaacattccaataaattaaggttgcataccgctgtttccgcattggagaatatgatacttgactacttcttgcatagactgtgttacggcGTACATGTAAAGTTGTAGTAAGACTACACGATATttgttcggccatttttttccaatattcCAAATAGGTGTTGCATGCCCTCCCACAAATTTGTTCAAAACcgcacttttttaaattttggctcatgtaatttaaatcagacatgattggtttgcttgactatattttccaatactctaataagAAAAGCTTGTatgggagcttttattttcaaaattttgtgtaagaagAATAATTCTCATCTAAATTCATCCGGaccgagctttattgctatgatcgtttattttttttggtgatacagACAGAAGGTTCTTTGGTCACCCCTatgtgttttgcacatgctcacatgaatctttgccacactatgaataataagaagcatttttaccatgtttcaatcgaattggtggccatatgttttttcaataatttttcgatgtttgatgaatggggagtgacaactatttggtcctcgcttgtagaactaaaattttgaaactcattgtgttaggtgataaaattagAGTTGATTTCTATGACGTTTGTACTCCAAACAGAATATGTTATGACgaacagatataccaaaccaggaaacttatacttcaccatatattgtatagagagttttaagaaactcatacgcaatatttagattAACGAATATTTTAGACTTTTCGACGGCTGGCTGTATGGAAGCCCTCCTTTATTGGACCGGTGTGACCGAAATATTTGATTCTTCTGCAAAATATAGAAAAGTATGTGTGttaaatttcggccagatctgtgttttatatttttaggtgaatagtatagatttttttatggagggctgtatgtgagcttccctttcttccccaccggagtagctgacgtttcagattcttttaaagaaatgaaaaagatacatacatcacaaatttcagccaaatcgatgattctttgtatttttttagtaattaCTAGCTgctaaacccgatttcattcgggtcgacgtagtttgaggaaaaataaaggggcatttttacgtatgcttgggtaattcaatttttgatgtgcattttatttttttcttatttagttgtattcattctataaacgttattctcaaccgcgttcacccgggataaggtgccctttcacggttcggagaaggaaatgtcttccaaccaatgtgaattgcagtttactttaagtttagacttaagataatagttataagcaatacggcctggccgtcattaatgaataaaaaaaaaaataaacgttattcctagcttcgtctttgaaggttttctatttcaatcaattcatctctcactggtcctctaggcatatcccttcctattggttgtacctggctttttcaaaatatcgttcactgttttataacaaatcgagccttttaaccatcttagctatgaagaaaaggatttttttcaagaaaaggatttttttataaaatcctttcttctcttgttgtttcacaacttccatttagcttcataatctttcgcattttgcacgtcatcaaattagtaaaacatattttttatgccttgtgttttcctctttaattctttcggtaatacttttttatacagtatcatttgtcttggatccgtcacataaatttatttacatagcaataaggaaatgtaacatgttgttccatcctgagcatgtatgacgttcaaaatctttctacttttctaacacttattcttattttgtcactgcagctacctggaaacagttttccattttcctttatatttgatctgtattgctgttctctttcaaaacttcatttcatgtttgtaagcattacgctctgaaatcgatatttaaatttattacaccaaccacatttccaacgctactcaacacaattaaaaactgaatcttactgaataacggcatagcgctatgtgttgcaaaatattgtacacttttaaatgtaaacatgcatgagaagaaaatgagttgactttctaagctcagtttagtgtctaaataaatttttgaagagagaaaagttgcaggaaactggactgtttgttgacgactttacatttttgttaatttcttttattctgataatggaaattcctttcccgaccataatgtaaaagtcacttgtaaaaaagaataaacaaaaaaccatttttatcattgagcgatatttgaacataacaataaattagatttccatccacccatttccgcattgcagaatataatattttataacttgttgtatagactgtgttaaggcgtacatgaaaagttgttgttaaattagacgatatttgttactttgggcattttttttttcaatattccgagcagggattgtatgcccttccacgaatttgtccccaaccgggagagctgcaacgtcccattctaattttccagtaaatattgacatttttaagaatttgcctcaattcatttaaatcagacatgattgccatgcttgaccatatcttccaatactctaataggaagagctcgtatgggagctcttgtttttaaaattttgtgtaaacagaatcatcctcacctaaaatcatccggaccaagctttattgctatgaccgatttattttcttggtaatagagacaggaggttctttggaaacctccctttgtttcccactggcgtaaataaatcttcgtcgcgttatgaataggaagaagcatttgtagcgtgtttcaatcgaattggatgccatgtgtatttttcaatattttttatgtatttggtagagggagagggacaaccatttggttatccgcttgtagaactgaaatttagaaagtctttgtattaagtgataaaattatagttgatttcgacgacatatgtacttccaagtgatattttatgatttgttaaacggggtgggggtggggggggggttgtatgacagcccccctttgttcttcattgaagaggctgaaattttgccggggttgatttaaactaatataacatctatgtaccaaatttcagccaaatcgggcgccatttataattttaagcggataatattcattttttatagggggagattgtatgggagccaccctttgttcctcattgagatggctcaaatttcgcgagtataactgtttagtaatgaaacgtttatgcttcaagtttcagcaaaatcgggcaacgcctataattttaacggataatattcactttttggagggggggttgtatgggagcccccctttgttcttcattgaggaggctcaaatttttccagtatttgtttgaagcaatgaaacatctatgtaccaaatttcagccaaatcaggcgtcatataaaattttatgcggataatattcatttttagaagggggggtttgtatgggagcccccctttgttccccattgagatggctcaaattttgcgagtattgatttttagtaatgaaacgtttatgcaccaaattttagctaaatcgggcatcatttgtatttttaaatgaatattcgcgaattggggttgtatgggagccccccttttgggcggctctaaaaaaaaaaaaatcaaacgcctaaatccgagaccattatgcacctatgtaccaagtttggtgcaaatcggttcagtggaaaccccattgaagcgcgcgcataggcacatatatatatatatatatatatatatatatacatacaaacattcatttttatttataagaagAAGATTAAAGGATTGTTAGGcgctccccaccccctcctgcatgcggggttgtatgggagctcccctttttacctcgcggagtggatgaagctttgaatacttgggccaaatgtcaaaatgaacatgtttgacaaatttcagaaaaactggacttcatttacaattttaagcgATTATCTCTTtcgggggagggggtgggttgtatgggagcccccctttgttcttctttGAGGAAGTTGAAATTTCGCCAGTATGTGTTTTAAGTattgaaacatctatgtaccaaaatTCATCCAAATCGAGCGCCaatcatctataattttaagcgaatactCATTTTttgatggggggggggggggtttgtatgggacccaccctttgttccccattgagatggctcgaATTTTCCGAGTATtaatttttagtaatgaaaggTTAATGCATCTAATTTCAGCTAAATTTGGCATCGCTTATatttttaagcggataatatccactttttggaggggggttgtatgggagctcccctttgttgttcattgagaaggttgaaattttaccaGTATTGGTTTTACACGTATGTACcaagttatatatatatatatatatatatatatatatatatatatatatatatattatatatatatat
This genomic interval from Anopheles nili chromosome X, idAnoNiliSN_F5_01, whole genome shotgun sequence contains the following:
- the LOC128728730 gene encoding GATOR complex protein NPRL2, whose translation is MDREQLLYEDGPIRCILLSEFHAIAGSKISCQVPENFVSKEIFDSIRTFIIPKPQLQRCIITINTMGHKVIGYPVLINHVRYQRNAFYFNLCFVCHSWARTVQYEAVVKKLSEYLLMMEEETAFLSNAGKNCIINLFSCILSDLNNRQVATIIEGDTTIYLKIGHLKKDPPVVHDHQVPLLCYGFESSNLDTWDLTTQQLLPFVDGVNHVASISAKADVENQLVKSCIQNLVYYGVMQLLPLLKYSNVYMCTRELQKLTRERFLADDCRRYVQLQYAEKVDKLQLPSLFNILQLYSQMTHGVTLRSLCQRLCPRDNNIDERKLVSFGLQHNLIRCINKYPIFTGSIPTPKHKLYTGVHSFDEICCKTGLTPSLIEQEIDMDSNVTVIWK